DNA from Elusimicrobiaceae bacterium:
GGTATTTTGCCGACTGGACACAATTCCAAAGAGATTCCTCTAAAAAGTTTTCAGATTTAACATTAGGTACTTCCAAACTAACAATATTTGCAGGAGTAAGCCACTTAGGTTGGTTTATTTGCTCTGCCAACATAGGTAAAAAGTTATATTCCGGCTGAACTACTTCCATAGGTGGATATCTCTTTAGAAGGGCAAATATTCTATTAGCTTCTTTATCGCCAAATAAGTCCTTTAATCTTTTCTTTGCGTATATATAGCCATGCTCATTAATTAAGCTTTTTACTAGGAACAAATCCTTCATTTTACTAGCGTTCATTTCTGCATCTTTGTATAGTAAAAGTTCTGTGTCTGGACTAACATAAGGCTGATGTGTTAGCAAATAGGTTGCTATTGGCCCAAAATACTTTTGCACTGCCTTATGATAGTATCTCTCTTTAAACATCTCTTCTAAGGTGGGTCTATCGCCAAATATCTGCTTAATCTGTTCCTTTTTAAGTCTTATTTCCATGCGTAAAATACTCTTTAAATCTGACCTGTGGAATAACCAATCCAAGTTAAACTGATTTCTTTTCGCCATTATTAATTCAAGATATTTGTCATAGAAGGTTATTTCATGGCTAGCACCGATAAATCTGACTTGTTCTCCTGGTATCCAATCCTTACCCACTAGTTTCATTTGTGCTCTTGGAGGCTTGCTTTTATACAGATTTCCCAATACAACAGAGGTTGGGATATTACCTAAAATGCAGTTTTTAGCGATTTCTATATTGTAAATAGACTGGTTATAGCGGAGCATGTTTTTATCCACTAATTTAAAGCCCATTTTCCCAAGCTGTATAGTTAATTTATCCAAAAAA
Protein-coding regions in this window:
- a CDS encoding helix-turn-helix domain-containing protein — protein: MFDKFTMYADRADFSRVASPIELNNKEWLIKHPPQYFPKVSYCSGYFGNSLKIEVSIPKILYGNNFFEAQESDFETFLDKLTIQLGKMGFKLVDKNMLRYNQSIYNIEIAKNCILGNIPTSVVLGNLYKSKPPRAQMKLVGKDWIPGEQVRFIGASHEITFYDKYLELIMAKRNQFNLDWLFHRSDLKSILRMEIRLKKEQIKQIFGDRPTLEEMFKERYYHKAVQKYFGPIATYLLTHQPYVSPDTELLLYKDAEMNASKMKDLFLVKSLINEHGYIYAKKRLKDLFGDKEANRIFALLKRYPPMEVVQPEYNFLPMLAEQINQPKWLTPANIVSLEVPNVKSENFLEESLWNCVQSAKYLGVGPREIQRRCKNKEIPSIVIAGSYRIHKADVKAYAYREQRKKGT